A stretch of the Lactuca sativa cultivar Salinas chromosome 9, Lsat_Salinas_v11, whole genome shotgun sequence genome encodes the following:
- the LOC111896805 gene encoding zinc finger CCCH domain-containing protein 29, whose protein sequence is MCKITQGKLHIVMDGEKFQEKYNGLFLKCSNLLELAAADDVSGFIYMVEEKGENLDEISFWYGRRNGCKGKMGLEERTPLMIASMYGSIHVVKYIINTKKVDVNRISDSDGATALHCAAAGGSPMSVEVVKLLLQASADVNLTDGEGNKPGDLIARGIKSTKPRVLEMLLRGFGIEDGSDEEQTEEKEVVSAKKEYPVDVSMPDINNGVYGSDEFRMYTFKVKPCSRAYTHDWTECPFVHPGENARRRDLRKFNYSCVPCPEFRKGSCVKGDSCEYAHGVFESWLHPAQYRTRLCKDEIGCARKVCFFAHRVEELRPVYASTGSALPSPKSGSVAVNSMEMGSMSPLALGSTPPMSPPTSPMWQNKVNHLTPPALQLPGSRLKTALNARDLEIDMELLGSESIRTQQQQRRQMIDDLATNLYNHNNRFGELNLKPTNLDDVFGSIDQSLLSQFHGLSPKVSSSMTNSPIQLQSPTSHQQFRQNSNPLRASYPSPNYSSSPVRKPTSYGFDSSAAVAQAVMNSRSGSFTKQRSQSFIDRGAGATMSLRSVPQQTSTFTEWGSPDGKLEWGYSGEDANKLRKSASFGYGGGAAVNMNNEPDVSWVNTLVKDVGVGLHSSPEKHRYGGAGGDKLPQWIEQMYIEQEQMVA, encoded by the coding sequence ATGTGTAAGATCACACAGGGTAAACTTCATATTGTCATGGATGGAGAGAAATTTCAAGAGAAGTACAATGGATTGTTCTTGAAATGCTCGAATTTGCTGGAATTAGCAGCTGCTGATGATGTTTCTGGGTTTATTTACATGGTGGAAGAGAAGGGGGAAAACTTAGATGAGATCAGCTTTTGGTATGGAAGAAGAAACGGGTGTAAAGGGAAGATGGGGCTGGAAGAACGAACCCCTCTCATGATTGCTTCAATGTATGGAAGCATTCATGTTGTCAAATACATAATCAACACGAAGAAGGTTGATGTTAACAGAATCTCCGATTCCGACGGCGCCACCGCTCTCCACTGCGCTGCTGCAGGTGGGTCTCCGATGTCCGTtgaggttgtgaagcttttgcTTCAAGCTTCCGCCGATGTTAACTTAACCGACGGTGAAGGCAACAAACCCGGCGACTTGATTGCTCGTGGGATCAAATCAACAAAACCAAGAGTTTTGGAGATGTTGTTGAGGGGTTTTGGGATTGAAGATGGAAGCGATGAAGAACAAACTGAAGAAAAAGAAGTTGTTTCCGCTAAAAAGGAGTATCCAGTTGATGTATCGATGCCTGATATCAACAATGGCGTTTATGGGTCCGATGAGTTTAGGATGTATACGTTTAAGGTGAAACCATGCTCAAGAGCTTACACTCATGACTGGACAGAGTGCCCGTTTGTTCATCCCGGCGAGAACGCTCGCCGCCGTGACCTCAGAAAGTTTAACTACAGCTGCGTTCCTTGCCCGGAGTTTCGAAAAGGAAGCTGTGTGAAAGGAGATTCCTGCGAATATGCACATGGAGTGTTTGAATCATGGCTTCATCCTGCTCAATACAGAACTCGTTTATGTAAAGATGAAATCGGATGTGCTAGAAAAGTTTGTTTTTTCGCTCACAGGGTGGAGGAGCTCCGGCCGGTGTACGCTTCTACTGGATCAGCTCTCCCTTCTCCAAAATCAGGATCTGTTGCTGTTAATTCAATGGAAATGGGTTCGATGAGTCCATTGGCGCTTGGTTCAACACCACCGATGTCCCCTCCGACATCTCCGATGTGGCAGAACAAGGTGAACCATTTAACGCCGCCGGCGCTGCAACTTCCGGGGAGTAGGTTGAAGACGGCGTTGAACGCTAGAGATTTGGAAATCGATATGGAGTTGCTTGGATCGGAGAGCATTAGAACTCAACAGCAACAACGAAGGCAAATGATCGATGATCTAGCAACTAATCTTTACAACCACAACAATCGATTTGGGGAACTGAATTTAAAACCAACTAATCTCGACGACGTTTTTGGATCTATTGATCAGTCTTTATTATCTCAATTTCATGGGTTATCTCCGAAAGTGTCATCTTCAATGACAAACTCACCTATCCAGTTGCAATCTCCAACCAGTCATCAACAATTCCGACAAAATTCAAACCCACTTCGTGCATCCTACCCTTCACCAAACTACTCATCTTCTCCGGTGAGAAAACCGACGAGTTACGGGTTTGATTCTTCGGCGGCAGTTGCTCAGGCAGTCATGAATTCGAGATCTGGTTCCTTCACCAAGCAACGCAGTCAGAGCTTCATCGACCGAGGAGCAGGAGCCACCATGAGTCTCCGGTCAGTCCCTCAACAAACCTCCACTTTTACCGAATGGGGTTCGCCGGACGGGAAACTGGAGTGGGGTTACAGCGGTGAAGATGCAAATAAGCTTAGGAAATCTGCATCTTTCGGATACGGTGGTGGTGCAGCTGTAAATATGAATAATGAACCAGATGTTTCATGGGTGAATACACTGGTTAAAGATGTTGGAGTTGGGCTGCATAGTTCACCGGAAAAGCATAGATACGGCGGCGCCGGTGGTGATAAACTGCCGCAATGGATTGAGCAGATGTATATAGAGCAGGAGCAGATGGTGGCATAA